The Streptomyces luteogriseus genome includes a window with the following:
- a CDS encoding DEAD/DEAH box helicase, with amino-acid sequence MIVLLSVRPGTLESTMTEDLSPAERYAAARLRAAEQATALAGFREMYDFGLDPFQIEACQALEAGKGVLVAAPTGSGKTIVGEFAVHLALQQGKKCFYTTPIKALSNQKYADLCRRYGADKVGLLTGDNSVNSEAPVVVMTTEVLRNMLYAGSQTLLGLGYVVMDEVHYLSDRFRGAVWEEVIIHLPESVTLVSLSATVSNAEEFGDWLDTVRGDTEVIVSEHRPVPLFQHVLAGRRMYDLFEEGEGHKKAVNPDLTRMARMEASRPSYQDRRRGRSMREADRERERRQRSRIWTPSRPEVIERLDAEGLLPAITFIFSRAACEAAVQQCLHAGLRLNDEEARGRVRTLVEERTASIPTEDLHVLGYYEWIEGLERGIAAHHAGMLPTFKEVVEELFVRGLVKAVFATETLALGINMPARSVVLEKLVKWNGEQHADITPGEYTQLTGRAGRRGIDVEGHAVVLWQRGSSPEHLAGLAGTRTYPLRSSFKPSYNMAVNLVEQFGRHRSRELLETSFAQFQADKSVVGISRQVQRNEEGLEGYKASMTCHLGDFEEYARLRRELKDRENEIARQGVAQRRAEAAVALEKLKPGDVIHVPTGKYAGLALVLDPGLPAGRSNGHRGFEHHDGPRPLVLTAERQVKRLASMDFPVPVEPLERMRIPKSFNPRSPQSRRDLASALRTKAGHIPAEKARKRRSQAADDREIARLRTSLRAHPCHGCNDREDHARWAERYHRLLRDTSQLERRIEGRTNTIARTFDRIVALLTELDYLRGDEVTEHGKRLARLYGELDLLASECLRAGVWEGLGPAELAACVSALVFEARAADDAMAPKVPSGKAKAALGEMVRIWGRLDALEEDFRITQTEGVGQREPDLGFAWAAYEWASGKGLDEVLREAEMPAGDFVRWCKQVIDVLGQVAAAAPQGSSVVKNARKAVDLLLRGVVAYSSVG; translated from the coding sequence ATGATCGTCCTGTTGTCAGTGCGGCCCGGTACGCTCGAAAGCACGATGACAGAGGACCTCTCACCGGCCGAGCGGTACGCGGCAGCCCGCCTGCGGGCAGCCGAGCAGGCCACCGCGCTCGCGGGCTTCCGCGAGATGTACGACTTCGGTCTCGACCCCTTCCAGATCGAGGCCTGCCAGGCGCTCGAGGCGGGGAAGGGCGTGCTCGTCGCGGCGCCCACCGGCTCCGGCAAGACGATCGTCGGCGAGTTCGCCGTCCACCTCGCCCTCCAGCAGGGCAAGAAGTGCTTCTACACGACACCCATCAAGGCGCTGTCGAACCAGAAGTACGCCGACCTGTGCCGCCGCTACGGCGCGGACAAGGTGGGCCTGCTCACCGGCGACAACAGCGTCAACTCCGAAGCGCCGGTGGTCGTGATGACCACCGAAGTGCTGCGGAACATGCTGTACGCCGGTTCCCAGACCCTCCTGGGCCTCGGATACGTGGTCATGGACGAGGTGCACTACCTCTCCGACCGGTTCCGGGGTGCCGTATGGGAAGAAGTGATCATTCACCTTCCCGAGTCGGTCACGCTCGTGTCGCTGTCGGCGACCGTGTCGAACGCCGAGGAGTTCGGCGACTGGCTCGACACCGTCCGCGGGGACACCGAGGTGATCGTCTCCGAGCACCGGCCCGTTCCGCTGTTCCAGCACGTGCTGGCCGGGCGGCGGATGTACGACCTGTTCGAGGAGGGCGAGGGCCACAAGAAGGCCGTCAACCCCGACCTCACGCGCATGGCGCGCATGGAGGCGAGCCGGCCGTCCTACCAGGACCGGCGGCGCGGCCGGTCCATGCGCGAGGCCGACCGTGAGCGTGAGCGCCGGCAGCGGTCCCGGATCTGGACGCCGAGCCGACCCGAGGTCATCGAGCGGCTCGACGCCGAGGGGCTGCTGCCCGCCATCACGTTCATCTTCAGCCGCGCCGCCTGCGAGGCCGCCGTCCAGCAGTGCCTGCACGCCGGACTGCGGCTCAACGACGAGGAGGCGCGCGGCCGGGTCCGCACCCTGGTCGAGGAGCGCACCGCTTCCATCCCGACCGAGGACCTGCACGTCCTCGGCTACTACGAGTGGATCGAGGGCCTGGAGCGCGGCATCGCCGCCCACCACGCGGGCATGCTGCCGACCTTCAAGGAGGTCGTCGAGGAACTGTTCGTGCGCGGCCTGGTCAAGGCCGTGTTCGCGACCGAGACCCTCGCCCTCGGCATCAACATGCCCGCCCGCTCGGTGGTGCTGGAGAAGCTCGTCAAGTGGAACGGCGAGCAGCACGCGGACATCACGCCGGGCGAGTACACGCAGTTGACGGGGCGTGCGGGGCGACGCGGCATCGATGTCGAGGGCCACGCCGTGGTGCTGTGGCAGCGCGGCTCCAGCCCCGAGCACCTCGCCGGCCTGGCCGGCACGCGCACGTACCCGTTGCGGTCCAGCTTCAAGCCGTCGTACAACATGGCGGTCAACCTGGTCGAGCAGTTCGGGCGGCACCGCTCGCGCGAGCTGCTGGAGACGTCCTTCGCGCAGTTCCAGGCGGACAAGTCGGTCGTCGGCATCTCCCGGCAGGTGCAGCGCAACGAGGAGGGGCTCGAGGGCTACAAGGCCTCCATGACCTGCCACCTCGGCGACTTCGAGGAGTACGCGCGGCTGCGCCGCGAACTGAAGGACCGGGAGAACGAGATCGCCCGGCAGGGCGTGGCACAGCGGCGCGCCGAGGCCGCCGTCGCGCTGGAGAAGCTGAAGCCGGGCGACGTCATCCATGTGCCCACCGGCAAGTACGCCGGCCTGGCGCTGGTGCTGGACCCGGGCCTGCCGGCGGGCCGTTCGAACGGCCACCGCGGCTTCGAGCACCACGACGGGCCGCGTCCGCTGGTGCTGACCGCCGAGCGGCAGGTGAAGCGACTGGCGTCCATGGACTTCCCGGTGCCGGTCGAGCCGCTGGAGCGGATGCGGATCCCGAAGTCCTTCAACCCCCGCTCCCCGCAGTCCCGTCGGGACCTCGCGTCGGCGCTGCGCACCAAGGCCGGGCACATCCCGGCCGAGAAGGCCCGCAAGCGGCGCTCCCAGGCGGCCGACGACCGTGAGATCGCCCGGCTGCGGACATCGCTCCGCGCGCACCCCTGCCACGGTTGCAACGACCGTGAGGACCACGCCCGTTGGGCCGAGCGCTACCACCGGCTGCTGCGCGACACCTCGCAGCTGGAGCGGCGGATCGAGGGCCGAACGAACACGATCGCCCGGACGTTCGACCGCATCGTGGCGCTGCTGACCGAGCTGGACTACCTGCGCGGCGACGAGGTCACCGAGCACGGCAAGCGGCTCGCGCGGCTGTACGGCGAGCTGGACCTGCTCGCCAGCGAGTGTCTGCGCGCGGGTGTCTGGGAGGGCCTGGGGCCGGCCGAACTGGCCGCGTGTGTCTCGGCGCTGGTGTTCGAGGCGCGGGCCGCGGACGACGCGATGGCGCCGAAGGTGCCGTCGGGGAAGGCCAAGGCCGCGCTGGGCGAGATGGTGCGGATCTGGGGGCGGCTGGACGCGCTGGAGGAGGATTTCCGGATCACCCAGACCGAGGGGGTCGGGCAGCGCGAGCCCGATCTCGGCTTCGCCTGGGCCGCGTACGAGTGGGCCTCCGGGAAGGGGCTCGACGAGGTGCTGCGCGAGGCGGAGATGCCGGCGGGGGACTTCGTGCGGTGGTGCAAGCAGGTCATCGACGTGCTGGGGCAGGTCGCGGCGGCGGCTCCGCAGGGGTCTTCCGTGGTGAAGAACGCGCGCAAGGCCGTGGATCTGTTGCTGCGGGGAGTGGTCGCCTACTCGTCGGTGGGGTGA
- a CDS encoding sensor histidine kinase — protein sequence MVSVQSPPGRRELPYARVLLLPAIVMAAATGAAVALVAEPARGAVGWCGGIATALVLATAAEAARRGRALRNQRVEHARHTAQLEQRIAAHENELVHFSREVVPAALDLLRTGESPREVIRKLRLAHPAFRDLSAPQAETLLTVLKIVDREVTMRDAAARSFVSVARRVQAIIHQQAEELREMEEDHGRNPEVFDDLLRIDHGNALIGRLADSVSVLGGGRPGRQWPEPVSLYSTLRGAMSRILEYRRIQLSSIAKISVKGIYVEPVIHAAAELLDNATRYSPPQTKVHVTATEVQTGVCIEIEDGGVNLNEEARARIEGMLEAAKAGVDLQDIGEHPRLGLAVVGRLCTAYNMQVSLRASAYGGVRAILIVPSEMITHEPGVGLAHGIGATGIPMTVGIPEGPKRAPKRRRPTSPKIPATVSMEDDDVPEVTEWTANGLPQRRSKVKMPLAERLAQQAANEKADREAAERGEFNPWATPEPEPKSWHDMSSPDAPGKGLEAFWEGLKQGIEPGTHPTDFIRNPTKYLHLINDPAPTEADDEGDLK from the coding sequence ATGGTGAGTGTTCAATCCCCTCCCGGTCGCCGTGAACTCCCCTACGCGCGCGTGCTGTTGCTGCCCGCCATAGTCATGGCCGCGGCGACCGGAGCCGCCGTCGCCCTGGTGGCGGAGCCGGCCCGGGGCGCCGTCGGCTGGTGCGGCGGCATTGCCACCGCGCTGGTGCTCGCGACGGCGGCCGAGGCGGCGCGCCGCGGCCGTGCGCTGCGCAACCAGCGTGTGGAGCACGCCCGGCACACCGCGCAGTTGGAACAGCGGATCGCCGCCCACGAGAACGAACTGGTCCACTTCTCCCGGGAGGTCGTGCCCGCCGCGCTCGATCTGCTGCGGACCGGAGAATCCCCCAGGGAGGTGATTCGCAAGCTCCGTCTCGCCCACCCCGCGTTCCGCGACCTGTCCGCCCCGCAGGCGGAGACGCTGCTGACGGTGCTCAAGATCGTCGACCGCGAAGTGACCATGCGTGACGCCGCCGCACGTTCCTTCGTCAGTGTCGCCCGCCGTGTCCAGGCGATCATCCACCAGCAGGCCGAGGAACTCCGGGAGATGGAGGAGGACCACGGCCGCAACCCCGAGGTCTTCGACGACCTGCTGCGCATCGACCACGGCAACGCCCTGATCGGTCGCCTGGCCGACTCCGTCTCCGTCCTCGGCGGCGGCCGCCCCGGGCGGCAGTGGCCCGAGCCGGTGTCCCTGTACAGCACCCTGCGCGGCGCCATGTCCCGCATCCTGGAGTACCGGCGCATCCAGCTGTCCTCCATCGCCAAGATCAGCGTCAAGGGCATCTACGTCGAGCCGGTCATCCACGCCGCCGCCGAGCTGCTCGACAACGCCACGCGCTACTCGCCCCCGCAGACCAAGGTGCACGTCACCGCCACCGAGGTGCAGACCGGCGTCTGCATCGAGATCGAGGACGGCGGTGTCAACCTCAACGAGGAGGCCCGCGCCCGGATCGAGGGCATGCTGGAGGCCGCCAAGGCGGGCGTCGACCTCCAGGACATCGGCGAGCACCCGCGCCTGGGACTGGCCGTCGTGGGCCGCCTCTGCACGGCGTACAACATGCAGGTCTCGCTGCGCGCCTCCGCGTACGGCGGCGTCCGGGCCATCCTCATCGTGCCGAGCGAGATGATCACCCATGAGCCCGGCGTCGGACTCGCCCACGGCATCGGCGCCACCGGCATCCCCATGACGGTCGGCATCCCCGAGGGCCCGAAGCGCGCGCCCAAGAGGCGTCGCCCCACCAGCCCGAAGATCCCCGCCACGGTCTCCATGGAGGACGACGACGTCCCCGAGGTCACCGAGTGGACCGCGAACGGCCTGCCCCAGCGCCGCAGCAAGGTGAAGATGCCCCTCGCCGAGCGGCTCGCCCAGCAGGCCGCCAACGAGAAGGCCGACCGGGAGGCCGCCGAACGGGGCGAGTTCAACCCCTGGGCGACACCGGAGCCCGAGCCCAAGTCATGGCATGACATGTCGTCCCCTGACGCCCCCGGCAAGGGCCTCGAAGCCTTCTGGGAGGGACTCAAGCAGGGCATCGAACCCGGCACTCACCCGACCGACTTCATCCGGAACCCGACCAAGTACCTGCACCTGATCAACGACCCGGCCCCCACCGAGGCCGACGACGAGGGGGACCTCAAGTGA
- a CDS encoding roadblock/LC7 domain-containing protein codes for MIQQRGNFDWMLKQLADGVPGIEMIVVLSADGLRIARYGGEPDAADRVAAACAGLQSLAGSICQELTVGDGEMKLVMIEIDRGYFYLMGAGANAFLAVLSDVRCEPGRMSAMMRDLVVRIGGHLTSPPRRNGQIV; via the coding sequence GTGATCCAGCAGCGAGGCAACTTCGACTGGATGCTCAAGCAGCTCGCCGACGGCGTACCGGGCATCGAGATGATCGTGGTGCTCTCGGCCGACGGCCTGCGCATCGCACGCTACGGCGGCGAGCCGGACGCGGCCGACCGGGTCGCCGCGGCCTGCGCCGGCCTGCAGTCCCTCGCGGGCAGCATCTGCCAGGAACTCACCGTGGGCGACGGCGAGATGAAGCTCGTCATGATCGAGATCGACCGCGGCTACTTCTACCTCATGGGCGCGGGCGCCAACGCCTTCCTGGCGGTGCTCTCCGACGTGCGGTGCGAACCCGGCCGGATGAGCGCGATGATGCGCGACCTGGTCGTCCGGATCGGCGGTCACCTCACCAGCCCGCCCCGGCGGAACGGGCAGATCGTATGA
- a CDS encoding DUF742 domain-containing protein: MTPPQRQRRDLVPEPAPPQGSDGKPGNPERMYVVAGPDGERAELDLVTLIVARATDPPPSASPEQAALLRLCAAPLSVAELSAYLHLPFSAMGVLLTELLTAELVQARAPIVRKARSDRSLLEAVMNGLQRL, from the coding sequence ATGACGCCTCCGCAACGCCAGAGGCGCGACCTCGTCCCGGAACCGGCCCCGCCCCAGGGCAGCGACGGCAAACCCGGCAACCCGGAGCGGATGTACGTGGTGGCTGGCCCCGACGGTGAACGGGCCGAGCTCGACCTGGTGACGTTAATCGTGGCGCGTGCCACGGACCCGCCGCCGTCCGCCTCTCCCGAGCAGGCGGCGCTGCTCCGACTCTGCGCCGCCCCCCTGTCCGTGGCCGAGCTGTCGGCCTACCTCCACCTGCCGTTCAGCGCGATGGGCGTGCTGCTCACCGAGTTGCTGACGGCGGAACTGGTGCAGGCGCGCGCCCCGATCGTCCGCAAGGCGCGCTCCGACCGTTCCCTCCTCGAAGCGGTGATGAATGGACTACAACGGCTCTGA
- a CDS encoding GTP-binding protein: MDYNGSDTIPGPRAEDQLPHTAQAAAKIVIVGGFGVGKTTMVGSVSEITPLTTEETMTQAGIGVDDNFGSASKTATTVAMDFGRISITEQLVLYLFGTPGQQRFWFLWNGLFEGALGAVVLVDTRRLEVSFDVMGRLEERGVPFVVAINSFPDAPRYAIEELRTALDLTPDIPIIECDARRRASSRDVLMTLMRFLHSLAMTGSLT, encoded by the coding sequence ATGGACTACAACGGCTCTGACACCATCCCGGGCCCCCGGGCCGAGGACCAGCTGCCCCACACGGCACAGGCCGCGGCCAAGATCGTGATCGTGGGTGGCTTCGGCGTCGGCAAGACGACCATGGTCGGCTCGGTCAGCGAGATCACACCGCTGACCACCGAGGAGACCATGACGCAGGCCGGCATCGGTGTCGACGACAACTTCGGCTCCGCGTCCAAGACGGCCACCACCGTGGCCATGGACTTCGGCCGGATCAGCATCACCGAGCAGCTGGTGCTCTACCTCTTCGGCACGCCCGGCCAGCAGCGCTTCTGGTTCCTGTGGAACGGCCTGTTCGAGGGCGCGCTCGGCGCGGTGGTGCTGGTCGACACCCGGCGGCTGGAGGTCAGCTTCGACGTCATGGGGCGCCTGGAGGAGCGCGGCGTGCCGTTCGTGGTCGCCATCAACTCCTTCCCGGACGCCCCCCGTTACGCCATCGAGGAGCTGCGCACGGCCCTCGACCTCACCCCGGACATCCCGATCATCGAGTGCGACGCGCGGCGGCGGGCTTCCAGCCGCGACGTCCTGATGACGCTCATGCGCTTCCTGCACTCGCTCGCCATGACGGGCTCGCTCACCTGA
- a CDS encoding cytochrome P450, with protein sequence MTPESHAPTSTDDDLRPGPPPGCPAHGLGPGGLHRLHEAEDLGALYEQLREQHGPVAPVLLHDDVPMWIVLGHAENLHMVRSPSQYCRDSRIWTPLREGLVKPDHPLMPHIAWQPIASHAEGDEHKRLRGAVMGAISTIDFRSLRRYINRSTQVIVNRFCEAGEADLVSQFTEHLPMAVMCEILGMPDEYNDRLVEAARDALKGTETSLASHSYVMEALSRLTATRRAQPEEDLASYLITHPARLSDDEVREHLRLVLFAAYEATTNLLSNVLLTVLIDPRFRAQLNGGQMTVPEAVEQSLWNEPPFSTVFAYFAKQETELGGQRIRRGDGLLFAPLPANVDPRVRPDLKASMQGNRSHLAFGGGPHECPGQDIGRSIADVGVDALLMRLPDVELDCDEEELRWTASIASRHLVDLPVQFAPKPPQDVQEVPNHKPVPAQRSDWQIGIAQPQAAPAAAQPQPAAAQPQPVAAQPQPDPVQPRPVPVPGQPAVAEPARRRGAWQRFLSWWRGY encoded by the coding sequence GTGACGCCTGAATCCCACGCCCCGACCAGTACGGACGACGACCTCCGGCCCGGCCCGCCCCCCGGCTGCCCGGCGCACGGCCTCGGGCCCGGGGGACTGCACCGGCTGCACGAGGCGGAGGACCTCGGAGCGCTGTACGAGCAACTGCGGGAGCAGCACGGCCCCGTGGCGCCCGTGCTGCTCCACGACGACGTGCCGATGTGGATCGTCCTCGGCCACGCCGAGAACCTGCACATGGTGCGCTCGCCCTCGCAGTACTGCCGGGACAGCCGGATCTGGACCCCGCTCAGGGAGGGCCTCGTCAAGCCCGACCACCCGCTGATGCCGCACATCGCCTGGCAGCCCATCGCCTCGCACGCCGAGGGCGACGAGCACAAGCGGCTGCGCGGCGCGGTCATGGGCGCCATCTCCACGATCGACTTCCGCAGCCTGCGCCGCTATATCAACCGCAGTACGCAGGTGATCGTCAACCGGTTCTGCGAGGCGGGCGAGGCCGACCTGGTCAGCCAGTTCACCGAGCACCTGCCGATGGCGGTGATGTGCGAGATCCTCGGCATGCCCGACGAGTACAACGACCGGCTCGTCGAGGCCGCCCGCGACGCGCTCAAGGGCACCGAGACCTCGCTCGCCAGCCACTCCTACGTCATGGAGGCCCTGAGCCGGCTCACGGCCACCCGCCGCGCGCAGCCGGAGGAGGACCTCGCCAGCTACCTGATCACGCACCCGGCCCGGCTGAGCGACGACGAGGTCCGGGAGCACCTGCGCCTGGTGCTCTTCGCCGCCTACGAGGCCACCACCAACCTGCTGTCCAACGTGCTGCTCACGGTGCTGATCGACCCGCGCTTCCGGGCCCAGCTCAACGGCGGCCAGATGACGGTGCCGGAGGCGGTGGAGCAGTCCCTGTGGAACGAACCGCCGTTCAGCACGGTGTTCGCCTACTTCGCCAAGCAGGAGACCGAACTGGGCGGGCAGCGCATCCGCCGGGGCGACGGGCTGCTCTTCGCGCCGCTCCCGGCCAACGTCGACCCGCGGGTACGGCCGGACCTGAAGGCCAGCATGCAGGGCAACCGCTCCCACCTCGCCTTCGGCGGCGGCCCGCACGAGTGCCCCGGTCAGGACATCGGCCGCTCCATCGCCGACGTGGGCGTCGACGCGCTGCTGATGCGACTGCCGGACGTCGAGCTCGACTGCGACGAGGAGGAGTTGCGCTGGACGGCGTCCATCGCCTCCCGGCACCTGGTGGACCTGCCGGTGCAGTTCGCGCCCAAGCCGCCGCAGGACGTGCAGGAGGTGCCCAACCACAAGCCGGTCCCCGCGCAGCGCTCGGACTGGCAGATCGGCATCGCGCAGCCACAGGCCGCACCGGCCGCGGCGCAGCCCCAGCCGGCCGCGGCGCAGCCCCAGCCGGTCGCCGCGCAGCCGCAGCCGGATCCGGTGCAGCCCCGGCCGGTGCCGGTGCCGGGGCAGCCCGCCGTCGCGGAACCGGCCCGTCGCAGGGGTGCCTGGCAGCGGTTCCTGAGCTGGTGGCGCGGCTACTGA
- a CDS encoding RluA family pseudouridine synthase, whose product MRRKTPTPPSPLPQRHGVDPVRVRLPAEGTWDTVRAHLVERLSGAGAGVVDGMFDAGRIVGADGRPVAADAPFVPGMYVWFHRDLPDEVPVPFPVRVLHRDEHIVVADKPHFLATTPRGGHVAETALARLRRELDLPQLTAAHRLDRLTAGLVLFTVRPEVRGAYQTLFRDRRIRKEYEAVAPYDPALTLPRTVRSRIVKERGVLTAREVPGEPNAVSRVEPVEHRERPGGPGGLARYRLVPATGQTHQLRVHMSALGVPILGDPLYPEVTAPVPAGDFRRPLQLLARSLEFTDPVTGDEHRFRSGRVLAAWASYERWAAGGYDGPSDGQ is encoded by the coding sequence ATGAGACGCAAGACCCCCACCCCGCCCTCTCCCCTGCCGCAGCGCCACGGGGTGGACCCGGTGCGGGTGCGGCTGCCCGCCGAGGGGACGTGGGACACGGTGCGCGCGCATCTGGTCGAGCGGCTCTCGGGAGCGGGAGCCGGAGTCGTCGACGGCATGTTCGACGCGGGCCGGATCGTCGGGGCGGACGGACGGCCCGTGGCCGCGGACGCGCCCTTCGTGCCGGGGATGTACGTGTGGTTCCACCGGGACCTGCCCGACGAGGTGCCGGTGCCCTTCCCGGTGCGGGTCCTGCACCGGGACGAACACATCGTCGTCGCCGACAAACCGCACTTCCTCGCCACCACCCCGCGTGGCGGCCATGTCGCCGAGACCGCGCTGGCCCGGCTCCGCCGCGAGCTGGACCTCCCCCAACTCACCGCGGCGCACCGGCTGGACCGGCTCACCGCGGGACTCGTGCTGTTCACCGTGCGTCCCGAGGTGCGCGGGGCGTACCAGACGCTGTTCCGCGACCGCCGGATCCGCAAGGAGTACGAGGCCGTCGCTCCCTACGACCCCGCCCTCACCCTGCCCCGCACCGTCCGCAGCCGGATCGTGAAGGAGCGCGGGGTGCTCACCGCCCGGGAGGTTCCGGGCGAGCCCAACGCCGTGAGCCGTGTCGAGCCCGTCGAGCACCGCGAACGTCCGGGCGGGCCCGGCGGACTCGCCCGGTACCGGCTCGTGCCCGCCACCGGGCAGACGCACCAGCTGCGCGTCCACATGAGCGCGCTGGGTGTGCCGATCCTGGGCGACCCCCTCTACCCGGAGGTGACCGCCCCCGTGCCGGCCGGCGACTTCCGCCGCCCCCTCCAACTGCTGGCGCGGTCCCTGGAGTTCACCGACCCGGTCACGGGCGACGAGCACCGGTTCCGCAGCGGCCGGGTGCTCGCGGCCTGGGCGTCGTACGAGCGGTGGGCCGCCGGCGGGTACGACGGCCCGTCAGACGGTCAGTAG
- a CDS encoding GNAT family N-acetyltransferase, which yields MPYLISPVLTAGTLAARPQPTLPADGGLVLRPWRAADAPAVYEVFQDPVMHQWHARSADSVAETAEWIHAWHQAWVGKREAHWAVADAESAELLGRVALRELRLDDGTAEVAYWTAPQARGRGVAVRATTALTHWAFDEIGFHRLELLHAVRNEASCRVASRTGFALEGTKRSAVLQPDGWHAMHLHARIRGD from the coding sequence ATGCCGTATCTCATCAGCCCGGTCCTGACCGCGGGGACCCTCGCGGCCCGCCCGCAACCGACTCTCCCCGCCGACGGCGGACTCGTGCTGCGCCCCTGGCGGGCGGCGGACGCGCCCGCGGTGTACGAGGTCTTCCAGGACCCCGTGATGCACCAGTGGCACGCCCGGTCGGCGGACTCCGTGGCGGAGACCGCTGAGTGGATCCACGCCTGGCACCAGGCGTGGGTGGGGAAGCGGGAGGCGCACTGGGCCGTGGCCGACGCGGAGTCCGCAGAGCTGCTGGGCCGGGTGGCGCTGCGCGAGCTACGGCTCGACGACGGGACGGCGGAGGTGGCGTACTGGACCGCCCCGCAGGCACGGGGCCGGGGCGTCGCCGTCCGCGCCACGACCGCGCTGACCCACTGGGCGTTCGACGAGATCGGCTTCCACCGCCTGGAGCTCCTGCACGCCGTGCGCAACGAGGCGTCCTGCCGCGTCGCCTCCAGGACCGGTTTCGCCCTGGAAGGCACCAAGCGCAGTGCGGTCCTGCAGCCGGACGGATGGCACGCCATGCATCTGCACGCGCGGATACGGGGGGACTGA
- a CDS encoding siderophore-interacting protein: protein MAERPGRQPRRLHSAQVVRTERLTPHMQRVVLGGEGLADFAAGACTDHYVKLLFPPAGVTYPEPFDLQRVRDELPREQWPVTRTYTVRQWDAEHRELTLDFVIHGDEGLAGPWAMRVRPGETVRFMGPGGAYAPDQSADWHLLVGDESALPAIACALEALPRGARAYAFVEVSGPEEEQKIDSDVEVVWLRRGARPLGEALVEAVRNLDFPEGRVHAFVHGEAHFVKQLRHLLRVERHVARDDLSISGYWRRGHDEDGWQASKREWNARIEAEQENVSAA from the coding sequence ATGGCAGAGCGACCGGGACGCCAGCCGCGCAGGCTCCACTCCGCGCAGGTCGTGCGCACCGAGCGGCTGACCCCGCACATGCAGCGCGTGGTGCTCGGCGGCGAGGGCCTCGCCGACTTCGCGGCGGGCGCGTGCACCGACCACTACGTGAAGCTGCTGTTCCCGCCCGCGGGTGTCACCTATCCGGAACCCTTCGACCTGCAACGCGTCAGGGACGAGCTGCCGCGCGAACAGTGGCCGGTGACCCGGACCTACACGGTCCGTCAGTGGGACGCCGAGCACCGCGAGCTGACGCTGGACTTCGTCATCCACGGTGACGAGGGCCTGGCGGGCCCGTGGGCCATGCGTGTCCGGCCGGGCGAGACCGTGCGCTTCATGGGACCCGGCGGGGCCTACGCACCCGACCAGAGCGCCGACTGGCATCTGCTCGTCGGTGACGAGAGCGCGCTGCCCGCGATCGCCTGCGCCCTGGAGGCGTTGCCCCGCGGGGCCAGGGCGTACGCCTTCGTGGAGGTCTCCGGCCCCGAGGAGGAGCAGAAGATCGACTCGGACGTGGAGGTCGTCTGGCTGCGCCGCGGCGCCCGGCCGCTGGGCGAGGCGCTGGTCGAGGCCGTACGGAACCTGGACTTCCCCGAGGGCCGTGTGCACGCCTTCGTCCACGGCGAGGCGCACTTCGTCAAGCAGCTGCGCCATCTGCTGCGCGTCGAGCGCCATGTCGCGCGCGATGACCTCTCGATCTCCGGCTACTGGCGGCGCGGCCACGACGAGGACGGCTGGCAGGCATCCAAGCGCGAGTGGAACGCCCGGATCGAGGCGGAGCAGGAGAACGTGTCCGCGGCCTGA
- a CDS encoding 5'-3' exonuclease, with the protein MRGVTGRLMLLDTASLYFRAYFGVPDSVRAPDGTPVNAVRGLLDFIDRLVKDHRPDLLVACMDADWRPQWRVDLIPSYKAHRVAEEHAVGPDEEEVPDTLSPQVPVIEAVLDAVGIARVGVAGYEADDVIGTFTAGAKGPVDIVTGDRDLYQLVDDARGVRVLYPLKGVGTLQHTDEAVLREKYGVDGRGYADLALLRGDPSDGLPGVPGIGEKTAAKLLAEFGDLAGIMAAIEDRGSKLTPTQRRRLDEARPYLAVAPKVVRVADDVPLPDVSTALPRTPRDPAALQALAARWGLGGSLERLMATLSA; encoded by the coding sequence ATGCGTGGCGTGACCGGACGACTGATGCTCCTCGACACCGCTTCCCTGTACTTCCGCGCCTACTTCGGCGTCCCGGACTCGGTCCGGGCCCCGGACGGCACGCCGGTGAACGCCGTGCGCGGACTGCTCGACTTCATCGACCGCCTGGTCAAGGATCACCGGCCGGACCTCCTGGTGGCCTGCATGGACGCCGACTGGCGGCCGCAGTGGCGGGTGGATCTGATCCCCTCCTACAAGGCGCACCGCGTCGCCGAGGAGCACGCGGTGGGCCCGGACGAGGAGGAGGTGCCCGACACGCTGTCCCCGCAGGTGCCGGTCATCGAGGCGGTGCTGGACGCGGTGGGCATCGCCCGCGTGGGCGTGGCCGGCTACGAGGCGGACGACGTGATCGGCACGTTCACCGCCGGGGCGAAAGGCCCGGTCGACATCGTCACGGGCGACCGTGACCTGTACCAGCTGGTGGACGACGCACGCGGGGTGCGCGTGCTGTACCCGCTGAAGGGTGTGGGCACGCTGCAGCACACCGATGAGGCGGTGCTGCGTGAGAAGTATGGGGTGGACGGCAGGGGGTACGCGGATCTGGCCCTGCTGCGCGGCGACCCGAGCGACGGCCTGCCGGGCGTGCCGGGCATCGGTGAGAAGACAGCCGCCAAGCTGCTGGCCGAGTTCGGCGACCTGGCCGGGATCATGGCGGCGATCGAGGACCGGGGGTCGAAGCTGACGCCGACCCAGCGCAGGCGACTGGACGAGGCGCGTCCCTATCTCGCGGTCGCGCCGAAGGTGGTCCGCGTCGCGGACGACGTACCCCTGCCCGACGTGTCCACGGCGCTGCCCCGCACGCCGCGCGACCCGGCGGCCCTCCAGGCGCTGGCGGCCCGCTGGGGACTGGGCGGGTCCCTGGAACGACTGATGGCGACGCTCTCGGCGTGA